A genomic stretch from Numida meleagris isolate 19003 breed g44 Domestic line chromosome 2, NumMel1.0, whole genome shotgun sequence includes:
- the LOC110393180 gene encoding TBC1 domain family member 7-like, with the protein MADDSQRNFRSVYYEKVGFRGVEEKKSLEILLKDDRLDIEKLCTFSQRFPLPSMYRILVWKVLLGIIPPHHKSHALVMNYRKEQYWDIHHALHVIRFISDSTPQVDVFLRIHQLESGKLPRNLAYPLEPEDEVFLAIAKAMEEMVEDPIECYWLVSCFVNQLNSKHKDSLQQLPKILEQYLHIEDSRLLMHLKACAAMSKLPYDLWFKRCFAGCLPESSLQRVWDKVISGSCKILVFVALEILLTFKMKIIALTTAEKITQFLENIPQDNTDAIVSKAVDLWRTHCGTPAHSV; encoded by the exons ATGGCCGATGACTCTCAAAGGAACTTCCGCTCAGTGTATTATGAAAAAGTGGGGTTTCGTGGAGTTGAAGAAAAGAAGTCACTGGAAATTTTGTTAAAAGATGACCGATTAG ataTTGAGAAGCTTTGCACCTTTAGTCAGAGGTTCCCTCTCCCATCCATGTATCGCATACTGGTGTGGAAGGTTCTTTTAG gaatTATTCCTCCTCACCATAAATCTCATGCTTTGGTGATGAACTACCGGAAGGAGCAGTACTGGGATATCCACCATGCTCTTCATGTCATTCGTTTTATCAGTGACTCTACCCCACAGGTAGATGTTTTCCTCCGCATACATCAACTGGAATCAGGAAAATTGCCTCGAAACTTGGCTTATCCTTTG gaaCCAGAAGATGAAGTGTTTCTTGCAATCGCTAAGGCAATGGAGGAAATGGTGGAGGATCCTATAGAATGCTATTGGCTTGTCAGTTGCTTTGTGAATCAGCTTAACAGCAAGCACAAAGATTCATTACAACAACTA CCAAAAATTCTGGAGCAGTATTTGCACATTGAAGATAGCAGGCTTCTGATGCATCTGAAGGCATGTGCTGCGATGAGCAAGCTCCCTTATGATCTTTGGTTTAAGAGGTGTTTTGCAGGCTGTTTACCTGAGTCCAGTTTACAGAG GGTCTGGGACAAAGTTATAAGTGGATCCTGCAAAATTCTCgtttttgttgctttggagATATTGTTAacctttaaaatgaagataattgCACTGACTACTGCAGAGAAGATCACCcagtttttggaaaat ATTCCTCAAGATAACACTGATGCTATTGTCAGCAAAGCTGTTGATTTGTGGCGCACACACTGTGGGACTCCAGCACACTCGGTCTGA